The Thermococcus thermotolerans genome contains a region encoding:
- a CDS encoding SAM-dependent methyltransferase, whose amino-acid sequence MVRLAGIDEKVLHDYLHDIDVLCSMDFKITPALSQELSEKLKTTNARKYVELLPHSKPEVLLSEFLFKPILGIIGVEFSPEVRLDERGWVDYVFRKGVTNPVAVELKAMHKTSGKRVRLEELYRKLREEFERTRDNQIVKYLRSGIVDYVVLTNLEEVYYFNREAVIEFEPFHRESFEEFIRDLISIEDLWEVARRKEDKTPKQNLDKEFFEDLKGWHRALLKLRWKSDNPSEAIVHLINKFIFIRTLEDYGLIPFRFVRDAYEEAERKWSPKGAKKVLEVFFREIDDWFYLYYDTELFQKSVLDYLEDDKENIESFDKRLRLILGLKGWGGMFQRGLLYYNFRQIDEDIFGKAYETFLAERRKQQGIYYTPKEITQYMAKRLVDELFGPIKDRLLEVLSSAQFDEDRAWELAKRLVSIAIIDPACGSGSFLIKVLREIYRVYDEIEVKTRWATDMSNILSEPEDIRKRKEAIRRIREFLGFERNGHRRKLLSLIILRHIYGVDLDERAIDVAKVNLWKEAVKLSPGDFRYTNLKESGHILPDLEMNLINGNSIVSLPDDEVVELMKEFKEDIKALWEKRKAYLSDPLNPEVLEGMAEIKARIRQKLVEKMKENGWDFEKPLFYPLEFFFLYFGEDGEPLPKEGRGFHGVIGNPPWENIKPQSKEFAAMHPEIFGEVSKFSIEGPKFKRLFKEKLKDPKVRALWEDYKGRIERLSDFIRNRYSLYGKGDLAYQKIFLERAMELSKRAVNLLIPSNFHTDEGAMLLRKEIFDKYCLKELVSFENRGNGWFKDVDSRFKFDIVFFTKEKCNKPFKAAFYVTRKDYEEWLEKNGGTFEDFISSTTFDYPVELIPKMSPDVLGVVEFRRKEDVSLVQKIRGDWRLLREHGWDIKSEFHMTNDNDLFNTSGKGLILYEGKMIHQYEPFFAGPRYWVEEPKGRERLLSKELSRVKKFLKAEGERLGLKGKALREFINENFELARENFEKGIFKLDYEEYRLAYRAIASSTNERTLISTVLPKKVFTGNSLNYFKPFRYVIKDGKIVQERIPYEEVLYLIALLNSFVLDYYIRQRVSANLNMFYIYELPVPEVEPELKLRVIELAFRLLYRKGHYDEMAKELGLRAEETTDEDERREIRAELEAVIARDVFGLTRREMEYLLSTFVYGNPDRKLMEMILEGM is encoded by the coding sequence GTGGTGAGGTTGGCTGGAATCGATGAGAAAGTTCTTCACGATTACCTCCATGACATCGATGTTCTGTGCTCCATGGATTTTAAGATAACCCCTGCGCTCAGCCAGGAACTCTCCGAAAAGCTGAAAACTACCAACGCAAGGAAATACGTTGAGCTTCTCCCCCACAGCAAGCCGGAGGTTCTCCTATCGGAGTTTCTCTTCAAGCCGATTCTTGGTATCATTGGTGTGGAGTTCAGTCCAGAGGTAAGGCTCGACGAGAGGGGATGGGTTGACTACGTCTTCAGGAAGGGGGTTACCAATCCAGTCGCCGTTGAGCTGAAGGCAATGCACAAGACCAGCGGTAAACGGGTCAGGCTGGAGGAGCTCTACAGGAAGCTCAGAGAGGAGTTTGAGAGGACGAGGGATAATCAAATCGTCAAGTACCTCCGCTCCGGCATCGTTGATTACGTCGTGCTCACCAACCTTGAGGAGGTTTACTACTTCAACAGGGAGGCTGTGATAGAGTTCGAGCCGTTCCACAGGGAGAGCTTTGAGGAGTTCATCCGGGATTTAATAAGCATCGAAGACCTCTGGGAAGTGGCGAGGAGAAAGGAGGATAAGACACCAAAGCAGAATCTCGATAAGGAGTTCTTCGAGGATTTAAAGGGGTGGCACAGGGCGCTGTTGAAGCTCCGCTGGAAATCCGACAACCCAAGCGAGGCTATAGTGCACCTCATAAACAAGTTCATCTTCATAAGAACCCTTGAGGACTACGGTCTGATACCATTCCGCTTTGTTAGAGACGCCTACGAAGAAGCTGAGAGGAAGTGGTCTCCCAAGGGTGCGAAGAAGGTTTTGGAGGTCTTTTTCCGTGAGATAGACGACTGGTTCTACCTATACTACGACACGGAGCTCTTCCAGAAATCGGTTCTGGATTACCTCGAAGACGATAAGGAGAACATCGAGAGCTTTGACAAAAGGCTTCGCCTGATCCTCGGCCTTAAGGGCTGGGGTGGGATGTTTCAGAGGGGCCTGCTCTACTACAACTTCAGGCAGATAGATGAGGACATCTTTGGCAAGGCATACGAGACGTTTTTAGCGGAGCGGAGGAAACAGCAGGGGATATACTACACGCCAAAGGAGATAACGCAGTACATGGCCAAGAGGCTGGTGGACGAGCTTTTTGGCCCCATAAAAGACCGGCTCCTCGAAGTTCTGAGTTCTGCCCAGTTCGATGAGGATAGAGCTTGGGAACTCGCGAAAAGGCTGGTCAGTATTGCGATAATAGACCCCGCCTGTGGCTCCGGCTCGTTCCTGATAAAGGTTCTTAGGGAGATTTACAGGGTCTACGACGAGATAGAGGTCAAGACGAGATGGGCAACGGACATGAGCAACATCCTGAGCGAGCCCGAGGATATAAGAAAACGCAAGGAGGCGATAAGGAGGATACGGGAGTTCCTCGGCTTCGAGAGGAACGGTCACAGGAGAAAACTGCTCTCGCTGATAATCCTCCGCCACATCTACGGCGTTGACCTCGACGAGAGGGCCATAGACGTCGCCAAGGTGAACCTATGGAAGGAAGCTGTAAAGCTCAGCCCCGGGGACTTCCGCTACACCAACCTGAAGGAGAGCGGACATATCCTCCCTGACCTTGAGATGAACCTCATAAACGGGAACTCGATAGTATCCCTACCGGACGATGAGGTCGTTGAGCTGATGAAGGAGTTCAAAGAGGACATAAAAGCCCTCTGGGAGAAGAGGAAGGCCTACCTCAGCGACCCCCTCAACCCCGAAGTGCTTGAAGGCATGGCCGAGATAAAGGCCCGGATAAGGCAAAAGCTCGTCGAGAAGATGAAGGAAAACGGCTGGGACTTTGAAAAACCTCTTTTCTACCCCCTGGAGTTCTTCTTCCTGTACTTCGGCGAGGACGGCGAGCCCCTACCTAAAGAAGGGCGGGGCTTCCACGGGGTCATCGGCAACCCGCCGTGGGAGAACATAAAGCCCCAGTCGAAGGAATTCGCGGCCATGCACCCGGAGATATTCGGCGAGGTAAGCAAGTTCAGCATCGAGGGGCCGAAGTTCAAGAGGCTCTTCAAGGAAAAGCTGAAAGACCCCAAAGTTAGGGCCCTCTGGGAAGACTACAAGGGCAGGATAGAGAGGCTCTCCGATTTCATACGGAACCGTTACAGCCTCTACGGCAAGGGGGACTTGGCGTATCAAAAAATCTTCCTCGAAAGGGCGATGGAGCTGTCCAAAAGAGCCGTGAACCTCCTTATTCCCTCCAACTTCCACACCGACGAGGGTGCAATGCTCCTGAGAAAGGAAATTTTTGATAAGTACTGCCTCAAGGAGCTGGTCTCCTTCGAGAACCGTGGCAACGGCTGGTTCAAGGACGTGGATTCGCGCTTCAAGTTCGACATAGTTTTCTTCACGAAGGAGAAGTGCAACAAACCGTTCAAGGCGGCCTTCTACGTTACGAGGAAGGACTACGAGGAATGGCTTGAGAAGAACGGCGGAACCTTCGAGGACTTTATCAGCTCGACAACCTTTGACTATCCCGTTGAGCTTATACCCAAGATGTCGCCGGACGTTCTTGGCGTCGTGGAGTTCAGACGGAAGGAGGACGTCTCCCTCGTTCAGAAGATAAGGGGCGACTGGAGACTCCTGAGGGAGCACGGCTGGGACATCAAGAGCGAGTTCCACATGACCAACGACAACGACCTCTTCAACACCTCCGGAAAAGGCTTAATCCTATACGAGGGCAAGATGATACACCAGTACGAGCCCTTCTTTGCCGGGCCAAGGTACTGGGTTGAGGAGCCAAAGGGCAGGGAGAGGCTTTTGAGCAAGGAGCTGAGCAGGGTTAAGAAGTTCCTCAAGGCCGAAGGAGAGCGCCTCGGCCTAAAGGGTAAAGCCCTGAGAGAATTCATAAACGAGAACTTCGAGCTGGCGAGGGAGAACTTTGAAAAAGGGATTTTCAAGCTCGACTACGAAGAGTACAGGCTGGCTTACAGGGCGATAGCATCTTCAACTAATGAAAGGACATTAATAAGTACCGTCCTTCCAAAGAAGGTCTTCACGGGAAACTCCCTCAACTACTTCAAGCCCTTCCGCTACGTCATAAAAGATGGAAAAATTGTTCAGGAAAGGATACCTTACGAAGAAGTCCTTTACCTCATAGCCCTCCTAAACAGCTTCGTTCTGGACTACTACATACGGCAGAGGGTCTCTGCAAACCTCAATATGTTCTACATATACGAGCTCCCTGTTCCAGAGGTTGAGCCTGAACTCAAGTTACGGGTCATCGAGCTCGCCTTCAGGTTGCTTTACAGGAAAGGCCACTATGACGAGATGGCGAAGGAGCTCGGGTTAAGGGCCGAAGAAACCACCGACGAAGACGAGCGCAGGGAAATAAGGGCCGAGCTTGAGGCGGTAATAGCGAGGGACGTCTTCGGTCTGACGAGGAGGGAAATGGAGTACCTGCTCTCAACGTTCGTCTACGGCAACCCGGACAGAAAGCTGATGGAGATGATACTTGAGGGGATGTGA
- the trxB gene encoding thioredoxin-disulfide reductase: MFSLGGFSRGGEYENKTWDVLIIGAGPAGFTAAIYAKRFGLETLILSKDLGGNMALTDLIENYPGFLQISGSELTSRMHEQVKNLGVDIVFDEVERIDPTECAYYEGPCKFAVRTKNGKEYKAKTIIIAVGAAPRKLHVPGEEELTGRGVSYCATCDGPLFKGKKVIVVGGGNTALQEALYLKSIGVDVTLVHRRDQFRADKILQDRFKESGIPTILNTVVTEIIGENKVEAVKLKNRVTGEETEMKVDGVFIFIGYEPKTDFVKHLGITDEYGYIPVDMHMRTKVKGIFAAGDITNVFKQIAVAVGQGAIAANSAKELLEEWNSKVVE, from the coding sequence ATGTTCAGCCTTGGTGGCTTTTCACGCGGGGGTGAATACGAGAACAAGACCTGGGACGTGCTGATCATCGGTGCCGGCCCAGCAGGCTTTACCGCGGCGATATACGCCAAACGCTTCGGCCTTGAGACCCTGATACTCAGCAAGGACCTCGGAGGAAACATGGCCCTAACGGATCTCATAGAGAACTACCCCGGCTTCCTCCAGATAAGCGGTTCCGAGCTGACCAGCAGGATGCACGAGCAGGTCAAGAACCTCGGCGTTGATATAGTCTTCGACGAGGTCGAGAGGATAGACCCCACGGAGTGCGCCTACTACGAGGGTCCGTGCAAATTTGCGGTCAGAACCAAGAACGGCAAGGAGTACAAAGCGAAGACGATAATCATAGCGGTCGGTGCCGCGCCGAGAAAGCTCCACGTCCCTGGAGAGGAGGAGCTGACCGGAAGGGGCGTTTCCTACTGCGCCACCTGCGACGGCCCGCTCTTCAAGGGCAAGAAGGTCATCGTTGTGGGCGGCGGAAACACGGCACTACAGGAGGCACTGTATCTGAAAAGCATAGGCGTTGACGTGACCCTCGTCCACAGGCGCGACCAGTTCAGGGCGGACAAGATACTCCAGGACAGGTTCAAGGAGAGCGGCATTCCGACGATACTCAACACTGTCGTGACCGAGATAATCGGGGAGAACAAGGTCGAGGCAGTGAAGCTGAAGAACCGCGTAACCGGGGAAGAGACAGAGATGAAGGTCGATGGGGTCTTCATATTCATCGGCTACGAGCCGAAGACGGACTTCGTCAAGCACCTCGGCATAACCGACGAGTACGGCTACATCCCGGTGGACATGCACATGCGCACCAAGGTGAAGGGCATCTTTGCAGCTGGAGACATAACCAACGTCTTCAAACAGATTGCTGTGGCTGTGGGTCAGGGTGCTATCGCCGCAAACTCCGCCAAGGAGCTCCTTGAGGAGTGGAACTCAAAGGTCGTGGAGTGA
- a CDS encoding metal-dependent hydrolase, with the protein MPNYDAHLLSGIVSYPLTVFIAFVLRDYAGIPFTISTFAMVIGYALYVLGADLPDMDHPNALIHRGTKPIVAVAVGSAVFMQSLGSINLGGEPLNVAAAWGVGTLAGVIAWYGFTVIMPKHRGIVHSLLFAAIYGALAFIMVEYGLSMARGEGLYVGFAAFSGYTLHLLLDREVSLV; encoded by the coding sequence ATGCCGAACTACGACGCCCACCTCCTGAGCGGCATAGTTTCCTACCCGCTCACCGTTTTTATCGCCTTCGTGCTCAGGGATTACGCGGGAATACCATTCACCATCAGCACTTTCGCCATGGTGATAGGCTACGCCCTCTACGTCCTGGGGGCGGATTTGCCCGACATGGACCACCCCAACGCCCTGATACACCGCGGGACGAAGCCGATAGTAGCTGTAGCAGTCGGGAGCGCCGTCTTCATGCAGAGCCTTGGCTCCATAAACCTCGGGGGAGAGCCTCTCAACGTTGCCGCCGCGTGGGGAGTTGGGACGCTGGCAGGGGTCATAGCATGGTACGGCTTCACTGTGATAATGCCCAAGCACAGAGGGATAGTCCACTCCCTGCTCTTCGCGGCCATATACGGCGCTCTGGCCTTCATAATGGTGGAGTACGGCCTGAGCATGGCGAGAGGTGAGGGACTCTACGTCGGCTTCGCCGCCTTCAGCGGCTACACCCTGCACCTCCTCCTAGACCGGGAGGTATCGCTGGTCTGA
- a CDS encoding ATPase: MGASSLKLYPYQSYEVYGLSRNPFEQLASEGIADVESIHVYQEIDMRIQMIVSEVIGNKSSIALSIVGPLGMGKTQRLKTIAKAIEENRGKAIYVKVDTNDILKLTRDIFYALKPPKSRTNIFLENLSRKLGFIDRLEKMLSDRDEYKSRDIAELLTEQMGKYPYCALLLDELENMQTASEREKIQFFEMLRHFISNMPQGCIVAFACVPEAYEEYSRIFPAFFMRLHYEFKLRPMSLDEAYELVKKRLNLVRTRDTDDPLYPFTEEAVKLIHELGKGNPRQILRLLHYVLSEAAKHKFDPIDDYVVTTILEEPKSLEEYLTRIPKDYKDLVEAIVHEFNGGPVSYIQIAKVVKRPGIQVYDQLNELIRLGFLVGDPKGNYKVPEYVRKFLEEGEETEESEE; the protein is encoded by the coding sequence ATGGGAGCGAGTAGCCTTAAGCTTTATCCCTACCAGTCATACGAAGTTTACGGTCTTTCTCGAAACCCCTTTGAGCAGCTTGCGAGTGAGGGAATAGCCGACGTCGAGAGCATTCACGTCTATCAGGAAATAGACATGCGCATCCAGATGATAGTGTCTGAAGTAATAGGCAACAAGAGCTCCATAGCGCTGAGCATAGTCGGCCCCCTCGGGATGGGCAAGACCCAGAGGCTCAAGACCATAGCCAAGGCCATAGAGGAGAACAGGGGAAAGGCCATCTACGTTAAGGTTGACACGAACGACATCCTCAAGCTCACGCGCGACATCTTCTACGCCCTCAAGCCGCCGAAGAGCAGGACGAACATCTTCCTCGAAAACCTATCAAGGAAGCTCGGCTTCATAGACAGGCTTGAGAAGATGCTGAGCGACAGGGACGAGTACAAGAGCAGGGACATAGCAGAGCTTTTGACCGAGCAGATGGGGAAATATCCCTACTGCGCCCTCCTCCTGGACGAGCTGGAGAACATGCAGACAGCGAGCGAGAGGGAGAAAATACAGTTCTTTGAGATGCTCAGGCACTTCATCAGCAACATGCCCCAGGGCTGTATCGTTGCCTTTGCCTGCGTTCCCGAGGCATATGAGGAGTACTCCAGGATTTTCCCGGCCTTCTTCATGCGCCTCCACTACGAGTTCAAGCTCCGCCCGATGAGCCTGGATGAAGCCTACGAGCTCGTCAAGAAAAGGCTCAACCTCGTGAGGACACGGGACACCGACGATCCGCTGTACCCGTTCACGGAAGAGGCGGTAAAGCTCATCCACGAGCTCGGGAAGGGCAACCCGAGGCAGATTCTAAGGCTCCTCCACTACGTCCTGAGTGAGGCTGCCAAACACAAGTTCGACCCGATAGATGACTATGTTGTCACGACCATCCTTGAGGAGCCGAAGAGCCTCGAAGAATACCTGACGAGGATTCCGAAGGACTACAAGGACCTGGTGGAGGCGATAGTCCACGAGTTCAACGGCGGACCGGTGAGCTACATTCAGATAGCCAAGGTGGTTAAGCGGCCGGGAATACAGGTCTACGACCAGCTCAACGAGTTAATAAGGCTGGGCTTTCTGGTCGGGGACCCCAAGGGCAACTACAAGGTTCCTGAGTACGTGAGGAAGTTCCTTGAAGAGGGCGAAGAGACGGAAGAGAGCGAAGAGTGA
- a CDS encoding THUMP domain-containing protein yields MTILLVTAPQGREGDAILELEWALERVRVKGTDWRGVLIAETPLPKGEALEKLKNFETQAIQRVVPLHLIVPARWDEIERAVLEVAERIDGTFAVRAKVRGNKGLSQRELEVKLGSLIVEAFGLKVNLSDPDYTVAVEVLGKKAGIGLVMRGELLRFDVVE; encoded by the coding sequence ATGACGATTCTTCTCGTTACGGCACCCCAGGGGAGGGAAGGCGACGCGATACTTGAGCTTGAATGGGCTCTGGAAAGGGTTCGGGTTAAGGGAACGGACTGGAGGGGGGTTCTTATAGCCGAGACGCCCCTGCCGAAGGGAGAGGCCCTTGAGAAGCTTAAGAACTTCGAGACCCAGGCGATACAGCGCGTTGTCCCCCTCCACCTCATCGTCCCCGCCAGGTGGGATGAGATTGAAAGGGCCGTCCTTGAAGTGGCGGAAAGAATAGACGGCACCTTCGCCGTCCGCGCCAAGGTCAGGGGAAACAAGGGGCTGTCCCAGAGGGAGCTTGAAGTAAAGCTGGGTTCGCTTATAGTGGAAGCCTTCGGCCTAAAAGTCAACCTCAGCGACCCGGACTACACCGTCGCCGTCGAGGTGCTGGGGAAAAAGGCCGGAATCGGGCTGGTGATGAGGGGCGAACTGCTCCGCTTTGATGTGGTGGAGTGA
- a CDS encoding SagB/ThcOx family dehydrogenase translates to MNFRHVSYIVVALVVASSLLLILKPYLPWRGVGETISGEAIALPEPRLDSEVSVEEAIARRRSIRSYRDEPVTLGQLSQLLWAAQGITAQRTKFRASPSAGATYPFEVYVVAGNIEGLTPGVYRYDPFNHTLVLVKTGDYRKALQDAALDQRWVGDAPLSLVLVAFYERTTSRYGERGVRYVHMEAGHIGQNIYLQATALNLGTVAVGAFYDEGVAEILGTEGAPLYIFPVGVPNG, encoded by the coding sequence ATGAACTTCAGGCATGTTTCGTACATCGTTGTGGCGCTGGTGGTGGCCTCGTCCCTCCTTCTCATCCTCAAGCCCTACCTCCCCTGGAGGGGGGTGGGCGAGACCATTTCTGGGGAGGCCATAGCCCTGCCGGAGCCCAGGTTGGACTCAGAGGTCAGCGTCGAGGAAGCGATAGCGAGGCGGAGGAGCATACGCTCCTACAGGGACGAGCCCGTAACCCTTGGCCAGCTCTCCCAGCTCCTCTGGGCGGCACAGGGAATAACGGCCCAGCGAACCAAGTTTCGGGCATCGCCCAGTGCGGGGGCGACGTATCCCTTCGAGGTCTATGTGGTGGCAGGGAACATTGAAGGTCTTACCCCGGGCGTGTACCGCTACGACCCGTTCAACCACACCCTCGTGTTGGTGAAGACCGGCGATTACAGAAAAGCCCTCCAGGATGCCGCCCTCGACCAGCGGTGGGTTGGGGATGCACCCCTCAGCTTAGTCCTCGTGGCCTTCTATGAGAGGACGACCTCCAGATACGGTGAGCGTGGGGTGAGGTACGTCCACATGGAGGCGGGGCACATAGGCCAGAACATATACCTCCAGGCGACTGCCCTGAACCTCGGAACCGTCGCAGTCGGTGCCTTCTACGACGAGGGTGTTGCGGAGATACTGGGAACGGAAGGTGCCCCCCTTTACATCTTCCCGGTGGGTGTTCCAAATGGTTAG
- a CDS encoding ferritin-like domain-containing protein, whose product MEMYDVNEVVEFLSRLNYREALAYWIEGEKKEARFYRELARRARNLGLGEELVETFEKLAEDSLNHASELEMSFRETYGEVPGSDLPPIEVLPVLDELERADQLPEVIRAAMESELIAHESYRLLSEKADDPELRKLYSKLADVEWGHYELLRQRYHELVKEKS is encoded by the coding sequence ATGGAAATGTACGACGTCAACGAGGTAGTTGAGTTCCTCTCAAGGCTGAACTACAGGGAAGCGCTGGCCTACTGGATAGAGGGTGAGAAGAAGGAGGCGAGATTTTACCGCGAGCTCGCCAGACGTGCGAGGAACCTTGGTTTGGGCGAGGAACTGGTGGAAACCTTTGAGAAGCTGGCCGAGGATTCTCTGAACCATGCATCGGAGCTTGAGATGAGTTTCAGGGAGACCTACGGGGAGGTTCCGGGAAGCGACCTTCCGCCCATTGAGGTTCTCCCGGTTCTCGATGAGCTTGAGCGGGCTGACCAGCTTCCCGAGGTCATCCGCGCTGCAATGGAAAGCGAGCTGATAGCCCACGAGTCGTACAGGCTTCTCTCCGAGAAGGCTGACGACCCCGAGCTGAGGAAGCTCTACTCCAAGCTTGCCGATGTTGAGTGGGGCCACTACGAACTGCTCCGCCAGAGGTATCATGAATTGGTAAAGGAAAAATCCTGA
- a CDS encoding ferritin-like domain-containing protein has protein sequence MVDLEGVSLLRELPLKELLAYWISLEGDKALLYEKLSEKAKGMEIEGAVCDMFKLLSQEARRHERKLRNLYTRNFEGDIPTVNGPSLEELSDIRELESENDVFAVLKCALELEEVAEKIYSILAEKADDETMKAVFLYLGSTERLHERAVESLIRDYRYHNGIKEGVKA, from the coding sequence ATGGTTGATCTTGAGGGTGTCTCTCTCCTTAGGGAGCTTCCCCTGAAGGAGCTTCTCGCTTACTGGATATCCCTTGAAGGGGATAAGGCCCTTCTCTACGAAAAGCTGTCTGAGAAGGCGAAGGGCATGGAGATTGAGGGTGCCGTCTGTGACATGTTCAAGCTCCTCTCTCAGGAGGCGAGACGGCACGAAAGAAAGCTCAGGAACCTTTACACCCGGAACTTTGAGGGGGATATCCCCACAGTTAACGGGCCCTCATTGGAGGAGCTCTCCGACATAAGGGAACTTGAGAGTGAAAACGACGTGTTCGCGGTCCTCAAATGTGCCCTTGAGCTTGAGGAAGTCGCGGAGAAGATATACTCAATTCTGGCGGAGAAGGCCGACGACGAAACGATGAAGGCGGTGTTCCTGTACCTGGGCTCGACGGAGAGGCTCCACGAAAGGGCTGTGGAATCCCTCATCAGGGATTACAGGTACCACAATGGAATAAAAGAGGGTGTGAAGGCTTAG
- a CDS encoding 4Fe-4S dicluster domain-containing protein, with protein MVNKMMFVLLKQLVKKPATNPFPVKHAPANVTELIEKVQKGEVQINPPVPVPEDFRGKLVYTPERCIGCRLCILVCPADAMEWIPELKKIRHYVSRCMFCALCVDVCPGKKFPGEEKAVKALRMSEEFLIADYDKYSDNLIEEPPEAKELFKKEVKEAVESEG; from the coding sequence ATGGTCAACAAGATGATGTTCGTCCTCCTAAAGCAGCTCGTTAAGAAGCCGGCCACGAATCCCTTCCCCGTCAAGCACGCTCCGGCGAACGTAACGGAGCTGATAGAAAAAGTCCAAAAGGGAGAGGTCCAGATAAACCCGCCGGTCCCGGTTCCCGAGGACTTCAGGGGCAAGCTGGTCTACACCCCCGAGAGGTGCATCGGCTGCAGGCTGTGCATCCTGGTCTGCCCGGCGGATGCCATGGAGTGGATTCCGGAGCTCAAGAAGATACGGCACTACGTCTCGCGCTGCATGTTCTGCGCCCTCTGTGTTGACGTTTGCCCCGGCAAGAAGTTCCCCGGCGAGGAAAAGGCCGTTAAGGCGCTCAGGATGAGCGAGGAGTTCCTCATAGCCGACTACGACAAGTACAGCGACAACCTCATCGAGGAGCCACCGGAGGCGAAGGAGCTCTTCAAAAAAGAAGTGAAGGAGGCAGTGGAGTCCGAAGGCTAG
- a CDS encoding respiratory chain complex I subunit 1 family protein, translated as MTPETLIYAFTFPVLGVFLGLVYKGIDRRFSARLTSRIGPPIRQPFWDVGKLLLKETVVPENAIAWIFNAMPIVSFAASMTLLLYIPFGVLKAPLEGYGDLIVILYLLTLQSLAMAIGGFASGSPFSSVGAQREMVLMMSYEMPLATVIVGFAMLYRSFSLTTIASTPVWGVAGPLAAMGVLLLLIALLAVTPAELAKLPFDIAEAETEICEGMLAEYSGRNLALFYLSDAVRGFAMAALEVVLFFPFTLTSILNLGLTGTAYYVIEALWFLFKVLVIYLLAITLVRTSFARFRIEQASRVFWVYVNIIALVGLVLVWLGV; from the coding sequence ATGACCCCCGAGACCCTCATTTACGCGTTCACCTTCCCCGTGCTGGGAGTCTTCCTCGGGCTGGTCTACAAGGGTATAGACAGACGCTTCTCGGCGAGGCTGACCTCCAGGATAGGCCCGCCCATAAGACAGCCCTTCTGGGACGTCGGAAAGCTGCTCCTCAAGGAGACCGTCGTTCCGGAGAACGCGATAGCATGGATATTCAACGCAATGCCGATAGTTTCCTTCGCGGCCTCGATGACCCTGCTTCTCTACATACCCTTCGGAGTGCTCAAGGCCCCGCTGGAGGGCTACGGAGACTTAATCGTCATACTCTACCTGCTCACGCTGCAGTCCCTCGCAATGGCCATAGGCGGATTTGCCTCGGGCAGTCCGTTCTCATCGGTGGGTGCGCAGAGGGAAATGGTGCTCATGATGAGCTACGAGATGCCACTGGCTACGGTTATAGTGGGTTTCGCCATGCTCTACAGGAGCTTCTCACTGACCACCATAGCGAGCACACCGGTGTGGGGCGTCGCGGGTCCGCTCGCTGCCATGGGAGTGCTGCTACTTCTAATAGCCCTTCTGGCAGTCACACCTGCGGAGCTGGCGAAGCTGCCCTTCGACATAGCAGAGGCAGAAACGGAGATATGTGAGGGTATGCTCGCGGAGTACAGCGGGAGGAACCTGGCACTGTTCTACCTCTCCGATGCCGTCAGGGGTTTCGCCATGGCTGCCTTAGAGGTCGTGCTGTTCTTCCCGTTCACGCTGACGAGCATACTGAACCTGGGTCTCACCGGAACAGCGTACTATGTAATAGAGGCGCTGTGGTTCCTCTTCAAGGTGCTGGTGATATACCTGCTTGCCATAACGCTGGTCAGGACGTCCTTCGCCAGGTTCAGGATAGAGCAGGCATCCAGGGTGTTCTGGGTCTACGTCAACATAATCGCCCTCGTGGGACTCGTGCTGGTATGGCTGGGGGTGTGA